One Sulfoacidibacillus ferrooxidans genomic window, TTGGTACGGTGACTGAAATTTATGATTATCTACGCTTGCTTTTTGCGCGTGTTGGTAGACCGCATTGTCCAAAGTGCGGTATACCGATTTCTTCACAGACAGTGGATCAAATGGTTGATCGTGTGATGAATTTAGAAGAAGGTACACGAATACAAATTTTAGCTCCCATTATTAATGGCAAAAAGGGCGAACATGCTAAAGTATTTGAAGACTTGCGCAAGAGTGGATATGTGCGGGTGCGCGTAGATGGGGAATTGCGTGATTTGAGTGAAAAGATTGTGCTTGAAAAAAACAAAAAACACAGTGTTGCCGTTGTGGTAGACCGAATCGTCGTCAAGCCTGAAGCACAGGCGCGCGTTGCAGATTCATTGGAGACAGGTCTCAGTTTAACGGATGGAACTGTTGTTGTAGATGTCATGCAAAAAGAGGAATTACTCTTTAGTCAAAATCTTGCTTGCCCTGTTTGCGGTTATAGCGTGGGTGAGATCAGCCCTCGTATGTTCTCTTTCAATAGCCCATTTGGGGCCTGTGAAGCGTGTAGTGGTCTTGGCGTTAAATTAGAAGTGGATACAGTACTTGTGATTCCTGATCCTACAAAATCGATTGATGCAGGAGCGGTAGTTCCTTGGATTGGTTCTACGTCAACCTATTATCCACACCTGTTAAAAGCCGCCTGTAAACACTTTTCTATCCCCACAGATGTCCCAGTTGAACAATTGTCTGGAGAACAGATTCAGACATTATTGTATGGTATACCTACTGAAAAGATTGTGTTTGTCTATGACAATGATTTTGGACAAAGAAAACAAATAGAAGTTTTATTTGAAGGGATTATTCCTAACCTTGAACGTCGCTATCGGGAAACTGCGTCCGAATCGATTCGTGAATTTATTGAGGGATTTATGGCTAGCCGCCCATGTCCAACCTGTCGGGGGCAACGTCTGCGAAAAGATAGCTTAGCTGTGCGCATTGAGGGTAGTAATATTGCAGATGTAACTAGTCTATCCATCGGGGATGCGATTCGTTTTTTCGATGCGCTTACGCTGTCTGAGAAGGAACAGCAGATTGCGCACTTAGTGCTAAAGGAAATTGCTGCTCGTCTTGGCTTTTTGCGCGATGTAGGGCTGACTTATCTTAGCTTGAGTCGAGCTGCAGGCACGTTGTCAGGAGGAGAAGCGCAACGGATCAGGCTAGCTACGCAAATTGGGAGTAGTTTAGTTGGAGTTTTGTATATTTTAGATGAGCCTAGTATCGGATTACACCAGAGAGACAATGAGCGGTTGCTTCGTACATTGACTCATATGCGCGATCTTGGCAATACGCTTATCATTGTAGAACACGATGAAGATACGATGTTTGCGGCTGATCAGATTATTGATATCGGTCCTGGGGCAGGCGTTCATGGGGGACAAGTCATGGCGCAGGGAACTGTAGAAGAGATCATGGCAGATCCAAAGTCGCTCACAGGGCAGTATTTAAGTGGAAGGAAATTTATTCCTGTTCCCTTGGAGCGGCGGACACCAGATGAACGTTATCTCG contains:
- the uvrA gene encoding excinuclease ABC subunit UvrA, whose translation is MAHENIVIKGARAHNLKNIDLVIPRDRLVVLTGLSGSGKSSLAFDTLYAEGQRRYVESLSSYARQFLGQMEKPDVDAIEGLSPAISIDQKTTSRNPRSTVGTVTEIYDYLRLLFARVGRPHCPKCGIPISSQTVDQMVDRVMNLEEGTRIQILAPIINGKKGEHAKVFEDLRKSGYVRVRVDGELRDLSEKIVLEKNKKHSVAVVVDRIVVKPEAQARVADSLETGLSLTDGTVVVDVMQKEELLFSQNLACPVCGYSVGEISPRMFSFNSPFGACEACSGLGVKLEVDTVLVIPDPTKSIDAGAVVPWIGSTSTYYPHLLKAACKHFSIPTDVPVEQLSGEQIQTLLYGIPTEKIVFVYDNDFGQRKQIEVLFEGIIPNLERRYRETASESIREFIEGFMASRPCPTCRGQRLRKDSLAVRIEGSNIADVTSLSIGDAIRFFDALTLSEKEQQIAHLVLKEIAARLGFLRDVGLTYLSLSRAAGTLSGGEAQRIRLATQIGSSLVGVLYILDEPSIGLHQRDNERLLRTLTHMRDLGNTLIIVEHDEDTMFAADQIIDIGPGAGVHGGQVMAQGTVEEIMADPKSLTGQYLSGRKFIPVPLERRTPDERYLVVKGVHENNLKGFDVNIPIGLFTCVTGVSGSGKSTLVNEIIYKILASQLNKAMTRPGKFKSVSGLEYLEKVINIDQSPIGRTPRSNPATYTGVFDDIRDVYATTSEAKIRGYKKGRFSFNIRGGRCEACRGDGIIKIEMHFLPDVYVPCEVCKGRRYNRETLEVHYKGKSIADVLDMTIETASTFFENVPRITRKLTTLVDVGLGYMRLGQAATTLSGGEAQRVKLASELYRRSTGKTMYILDEPTTGLHVADIERLLIVLQRLVDAGDSVVVIEHNLDVIKTADYVIDLGPEGGDQGGQLVAQGSPEQICATPGSYTGKYLSPILERDLERMREQCKV